The Candidatus Binatia bacterium DNA window CGAGCGAGATCCCGACGATCGCCGCGACGCGCAGGGGAAAGCCCATCAGCCGCACGATCGCGGCCGCGACGATCGCCTTGAGCGCGACGGTCAGGAAGAGCCAGCCGCCGATCGCGGGGAGGTTCGCCGCGACGAAGGCCGGCTCGAGGAGCATCCCGATCGAGATGAAGAAGAGGCTGGAGAAGAGATCGCGGAACGGGACGATCTCCGAGACGACCTGGTGCGAGTACTCCGATTCGCTCACGAGAAGCCCCGCGAGGAACGCGCCGAGCGCGGGCGAGAGCCCGAGCCGCTGGGTGAGGAGGGCCGAACCCAGGCAGACCGCGACCGCCATCATGACGTAGAGCTCGCGGACGCCGCTCCGGATCACGGCGTTCACGACGCGCGGCATGAGCCAGCGCGCGGCGGCGGCCACGACGCCCGCGGCCGCGAGTCCGATCAGGAGGCGCGCGGCCAGCGAGAGGGCTCCCCCGTTTCCGACCGCGAGCGCGCCGCCGAGAATGCCGTTGGGGACGCCTGACGCCGCCGCGCCGACGGCGACTGCGCCCGACGCCCCGCCGGCACCCAACGCGCCCGCGCCCAGCGCCCCCGCGGCCGCGGCGAGCGCGGGCACGAGGAGCAGCATCGGGACCATCGCGATGTCCTGGAAGAGAAGAATCCCCACGAGCAGGCGGCCCTGCGGGGCGTGCGTCTCGCCGCGCTCCCCCAGGCTGCGCATCACCATCGCCGTCGAGGAGAGGGTGACGAGCATGCCCGCGAAGATCGCGCCCGCGAGCCGGGCGTGGATCGGCAGGAGGAGCAGGACCCCGGTCACCGCCGCGATCGTCGCGACCACCTGGAGCGGGCCCGCGACCAGGAACGCGCGGCCGATCTCGCGCAGGCGCGCGAGCGAGAACTCCAGGCCGACGATGAAGAGGAGGACCGAGACGCCGATCTCGGCCAGGATGCCGACGCGGGCGGTGTCCGAGATCCAGCCCAGCGCCCCGGGGCCGATCAGCACGCCCGTGAGCATGAAGCCGACCGCGGCGGGGATCTTGAGGCGGCGGCTCGGGAGCAGCACGACGAGCGCCGCGGCGAGCGCGACGACCAGGTCGCGCAGGAAGGTGCTCTCGCCGTGCATCAGCCGGCTGCCCGGCCGCCGTGCCGCGCCCCGGGCGTGACCCTCATCCCAGCGACCGAAGCGCTTCGCCCAGTCGCGCGATCTCCCCGCGCGTGTTGTAGTGGCAGAGACTCACGCGAGCGACCGCGTCGCGTCCCACCGCCTCGATCAGACGCGGCGCGTACATGTGCCCCTCGCGGGCGTGGATGCCGCGCTCGGCCAGGCGCTCCACGATCGCACGCGGCGTGGCACGCTCCATCGTGAACGCCACGGTGGGAACGCGCGCCACTACGCGCGCGGGATCGGCGTCGCCGAGGATCGAGAGCCCGGGGACGCGGCACATCTCCTCGACGAGCGCCGACGCCAGCTCCATCTCGTAGGCGCGGATCCGCTCGGCGCCGATCTCCATCACGTAGCGGAGCGCGGCGGCCATTCCAGCCATCGCCTCGAAGTTCTGCGTGCCCCCCTCGAATCCGTACGGCGCCTCGGCCGGGATGAAGAAATCGTGCACCGGCGCCAGACGCCGGTACGACTCCGCGCGCCCCCACAGGAATCCGACGTGGGGGCCGAAGATCTTATAGCCCGAGAAAGCGAGGAAGTCGGCGCCGAACGCCTGGACGTCGATCGGCCCGTGCGGGGCGAAGTGGACGGCGTCCACGAAGACGAGCGCGCCCGCTTCCCGGGCCACGCGCGCGGCCGCCGCCACGTCGACGATCCGGCCGATGGCGTTCGAGGCGAGCGGCAGGGCGACAAGACGCGCGCGTCCGCCCGATTCGTGCAAGAGGTCCCGGAGATCGTCCACGTCGAGCCGCGCCTCGGCGCCGCGCACCTTCCAGACCAGCGGCGCGACGCCCTCGCGCTCCAGCCGGAGCCAGGGGCCGACGTTCGCCTCGTGGTCGAGCTGCGTGACGACGACGCGGTCTCCCGCCGCAAAGAGCGGGCGCGCCGCTTCGGCCGCCATGCGAATGAGCGACGTGGAATTCAGGCCGAAGACGATCTCTTCGGGCGAGCGGGCGTTCAGGAAGGTGGCGACGGCCTGGCGCGCAGCGGCGATCTGCCGGTCCACCTCGATCGAGCGCGCGAAGAGCCCGCCGCGGTTCACCCCGCGGCGGACCAGGTGCTCGCGCACCGCCTCGATCACGTCATCGGGGACCTGGGCGCCCGCGGCGTTGTCGAAGAAGATCTCCCGGTCGCCGGCCTCGCGCAGGGCGGGAAACCGCGCGCGCAGCGCGTCCACCGGGAAGTCAGACGGCGACATAGACGTCCTCCCCCTCGATCTTCACCTCGAACGACCGCACCGCCACCAGCTCCGCCTCGGGCGATTTCCCGGTCTTCACGTTGAACGTCCAGCCGTGCCACGGGCAGCGCACCACGTCGCCGGTCAGGAGCCCCTCGCCCAGGTCGCCCCCCATGTGCGGGCATTGGTTTCGGATCGCGTAGACGGCGCCCTCGCAGCGGAAGAGGGCCACCTTGATCGGCCCCGCCCACACGATCAGCCCCTTCCCCTCCTCCACGTCCGACGCGCGGGCCACCCTCACGAACTGGGTCATGAAGCCCGCAGTCTATCAGAAGGAGAACTCGAATCCGGCGGCGGGCATGCGGGGGAATAGCTCGATCGCCTGGCGGCGCGGCGCCGCGGCGCTCCCCGGGTCGAAGGCGTACGTGTACTGGTGCACGTTGACCCGCCCGGTGGCGTTGATCAGCTCCACGTAGGCCTGTCCCCCCGTCGGACCGAAGGAGAGGGGATGCGAAAGGCGGAAGTCGAGGCGGAAGTACGCGGGATAGCGCGCGCCCATGAAGGTCCCGAAGGCGCGCGTCCACGTGCCGGTGGAATCGTCATGCGTCCACACGGACGCGGTGTAAGGGGAGCCGGTGTGATAGCGCGCAAGCACGTTCAGGTTCCACCCGGCGGCCGGCCTGACGTCGAGCGAGAGCGCCGCCGCGTGGCGCTGATCGAAGGAGCGGGGCACGATCCCCTCGGGCGCCGTCCAGACGGCGCGGCTCAGCGTGTAGCCGAGCGACGCGTCGGCCCGCGCCCAGGAGGGGGTGCGCAGGGAGAGCTCCACGCCGCGCGCGGAGCCGCGGTCGAGCGCGAAGGGTGGCGGCGGCTGCGCGGTCACGTCCTGGGCCGGAAGCCCCGCGCCGCGCTCCCGGCGAAGATATCCCTCGACGCGAAGCGCGGCGCCGGCCGGCGCGATTTCGAATCCCGCCGACGTCTCACCGGCCTCGCGGTTTCGCCCGAGAGGAAGGGTCTCGCGCTCCAGATTGTTCAGGAACGAGGGCTGGTGCATGAGGCCTATCGAAGCCCAGGCCGATCCCGCGCTCCCCAGTCGCGCGAGCACCCCGAGCCGCGGCGAGACGAACGCGAATCCCGGCGTGCCCGGCAGCGGCACCCCGTCCCGGCGGAGTCCCCACGTGTAGAGGTCCCGCGAGACGTTGACCCCCGCGGTGAGCGTCGCGCGCGAGCCGGCCGCCGCGCGCGCGGAAAGGTACGCCTCGCCGCGGCGGCGCACCGCGTTGCCGGCGACGACGTGCTCCACTTCCTCCTGGTAGCCCGAGGTCCCGAGCGAGCCCCGAATGCCGTCCAGCGCCAGCCAGCCGTCTTCGTACTCCGCCGCCGCGCCCCACTCGATGGCCCTGCCGCCGCCGAGCGACCGCTCCCCCTCCAGCCGCGCGCGCACCGCGCGCGTGACGCTGTCGTCGCGCCCGCTCCGCCCCACCAGGGTCGCCCGGTGGAACCGGTCGGCGGAGAACACCAGCCGGTGCCGCGCGCGCTCCGAGGGCCGGTAGGACCAGGACGCCCCCAGCGTGAGGTTCCGCACCGAGCCGTTCAGGTCGTTCTCGTCGTACGGCATGTCGTAGCGGAGCTTCTCGCGCGCGCCCAGCGCCAGCAGGGTCAGCTCGTGGCCCTCGGCCGGGCGGAGCCGCGCCTCGCCGATCAGGTCCTGGAAGTCGGGGACGACCGAGACGTCGCGGTCCAGGCGGTGCAGTCGGCCGATCGCGGCGAGGAGCCCGTGGCGGATGCCGAGGAGGTAGGAGCCTCCGCCCTTCGTCGGGCCCGCGACGAGGGCGCGGAGCTGCGTGGCTCCGGCGCCCACCTGGTAGCGCGGCCCGTCGGGACGGTCGCGCGGCGATTCGATCTCGAGCGCGCCGGAGAGCTCGCGGCCGTAGCGCGCGGGAAGGCCGCCGCGCGAGAGCTGCATCGTCTGCACCACGTCGGGGCTCACGACCGAGATGGCGCCGCCCCAGTAGGGGATGTGATACGGCTCGAGCAAATCGAAGCCGTCGAAGCGCACCAGCGTCTCGTCGCTCTCCCCGCCGCGAACCAGGAAGGAGGCGGCGTAGTCCGAGCTGGCGACGCCGGGCAGGGTCTGCACGACGCGGAAGGCGTCGTCGGCCGTGGCCGCGGTGCGCCGGATCTGCTCGCGCGTGATGAAGTCGGCGCGAGGGTCTCGGGTGAGAAAGCGGGAGGCGCGTACCTCCAGGCCGGGCAGCATGTAGTGGATGGAGTCGGGCGCGGGCGGGATGTCCGAGGGGTCGGGGGCGATGGACGACGAGTCGGCGGCAGCGGGCAGGTCCGCGGCGCGAGCCGGCGGGCCCCACGTGAGAACAACCGCGGCGAGGAGGGCGGCACGGATGGGCGGCATGGGATGAGCCCCTTCCACGGCACTTCGGAAGGCCCCATCACCCGGGCGAAGCCGTTACGGCTGCGTCGCCACCCCTGGAGCGGGCTGCCGCCTGGAACGCGGCGCTCACTCCTCGGTCTCACCCCAAAACGAAGACCGGCGCCCCGTTTCCGGAGCGCCGATCGATTGTACCAGACTTTTGCGTGCTGTCTCGCGCGGCCCTGTCGGCGCCCTGAGGCGCCGCGTTCCGCGATTTAGTGGCTTCCGCAGCCTCCGCCGCTCCCACCGCAGCCGCATCCGCCGCCCGGTGCCGCCCCTTCGCTCTCTTCGGTCGCGAAGGACGAGCCGCAGCCGCAGCTCTTCACCGCGTTCGGATTGTTGATCTTGAAGCCGCCACCCTGCAGCGAGTCGTCGAAGTCGATCGACGCTCCCTCGAGGAATTGGTGGCTCTGAACGTCGACGATCACCTTGACGCCCCCGGCCTCGAAGACGAGGTCGTCGGCCGTGGCGGGCTCGTCGGCGATCTGCATGCCGTAGGAGAGGCCCGAGCACCCACCGCCCGCGACGAAGACGCGCACGCCTTCGAACGTGCCTCCCTCGCGTTCCATGATGGTCCTGATCTCGGACGCGGCCTTTTCGCTCAACGTGATCATGCGGAACTCCTTAGGTCATAACGAGAGTTTCGGCCGGACGGCCTACCACCGGATTAGACGCCGCCCTCCGCGAAACGATGCTATCTGTTGTATCGGTAAATGATAGGCCCGGCTCGAGGGGCTGTCAATGCGGGCCCGGCCGAATCGGCGCCGATCGATCCCGCGCCGGCCCCCGATTCCGCGCCGATCCTCGATCCAGCGACGATCCCCGACTACCGCGGCTTATCCGGCGGGCGGCCCTGCTGCAGGATCCGCAGCATGTTCGTTCCCCCCGAGCGCGTCGTCGTTCCCGCCATCGCCACCACCCAATCCCCGCGGCGGATCATCTTCCGGGTGATGAGGATGCGAAGGCCGGCCTCGACCATTCCCTCGGCGGTGCGCCAGCGCGGCACCTGGACCGCCGACACTCCCCAGGCGAGCGACAGGCGGCGGCAGGTCGATTCGAGCGGCGTCAGCGCGAAAATGGGCGCCTGAGGCCGCGACTTGGAGACGAGCCGCGCCGAGTAGCCGGTGTGCGTGAAGATGGCCAGCGCCTTGGCGCGGATCTCGCGCGAGGCCTGGAACGCCGTGTGCGCGAGCGCGTGGGTCGGCGAGGGGAGCGCGCTGCCGTCGGAGCGGCGCGGCGCGCGCTTCGTGGCCGCGAACTCGTCGGCCTCCGCCGCGATCCGCGCCATGGTGCGCACGGCGCGCTCGGGGTAACGGCCCACCGCGGTCTCCGCGCTCAGCATCACGGCGTCCGTCCCGTCGAAGATGGCGTTCGCGACGTCGGAGGCCTCCGCGCGCGTCGGGCTGGAGGAGGTCACCATCGACTCCAGCATCTGGGTCGCGGTGATCACGATCACCTCGAGCGCGTTCGCGCGCTCGATGATCCGCTTCTGCAAGATCGGCACGCGCTCGGGCGGATACTCCACGCCCAGGTCGCCGCGCGCCACCATCACGCCGTCGGCGGCCTCCAGGATCGACTCGAGGTTTTCGATCGCTTCACGGCGCTCGATCTTGGCGATGACCATCGGCGGGCGCTGCGCGCGGCGCAGCAGGCGGCGCAGGCCGATCAGGTCTTCGGCGCTCCGCACGAACGAGAGCGCGACGAAGTCGATTCCCTCCTCGATGCCGAACGCGAGATCGCGGCGGTCCTTGGCCGTGAGCGCGGGCGCCGAGAGTCGCACGCCGGGGAAGTTCACCCCCTTGTGGTCGGAGATCGCGCCGCCGGTGACCACGCGGCAGCGCAGGCCGCCCGCCGCTTTCCGGACCGCCTTGAGCTCGACCTTGCCGTCGTCGATCAGGACGCGGTCCCCGACGGAGACGTCCTGCATCAGGCCCGAATAGTCGATCGGAATCCGCTCGGCGGTTCCGAGCCCGCCCTCACTGGTCAGGAGCACCTCGGCTCCGGCGACAAGCCGGATCGAACCGTCCCGGAACGATCCCACCCGAAGGCGGGGCCCCTGGAGGTCGAGAAGGATTCCGACGGTGCGCTTGGCGCGATGGGCGGCGAGCCGCACGGCGCGCATGGCGCGGCGGTGATCGGTATAGGTGCCGTGGGAGAAGTTGATGCGCGCGACGTCCATGCCGGCGCGAGCCATCCGCGCGAGAACGGCGGGATCGGCGCTGGCCGGCCCTACCGTCGCGATGATCTTGGTGCGGCGCACCGCTTACGGGGCGCTAGACGGCGAGGGTCGCGAGCACTTCGTCGGCGTGCCCCTCGACCTTGACCCGGCGGAATACGTTCTCGACCTTGCCTTCGCGATCGACCACGAACGTCGTGCGCTCGATGCCCCAGAACGAACGGCCGTACATGTTCTTCTCCTTGTAGACGCCGTACTGGCGGCAGACCGCCGCGTCGACGTCGGCCAGGAGCGGGAAGGGCAGGTTGTACTTCTGCGCGAAGCGCTGGTGGCTCAACTCGTCGTCCAGGCTGATCCCCAGGACGATGCCGTCCTTGGCCTGGATGCGGGGCAGGTTGTCGCGGAAGGCGCAGGCCTCCATGGTGCATCCCGGCGTGTCGTCCTTGGGGTAGAAGTAGAGGATGACGCGCTTGCCGCGGAATTCGTGCAGAGTCACCTTGCGCCCCAGCGTGCTCGGCAGCTCGAAGTCCGGCGCCGGCATGCCGACGGTGAGGTTCTCGCCGGGCCAATCGGGGCCGCCCGGCTTGGCGCCGCGCCGCTTCGGAATCGGAAGCTCGACCGGCGGATGCGGCGGACCCACCTCGAATTCCAGGGCGCCCTGCTGACCGGGAGCCTTCGCCGCGGCTTTGCCCTTGGCGGCCGCCTGGCCTGGAGCCGCCTTGGCGGTCGCGGCGGGGCGGGCGGTCTTGGAGCCGGAAGCGGGCGATTTCATGCCGGAGGCGGCCCGGGCGGGAGCAGCGGCCTTGGGCGGAGCCTTCTTGGCCGCGCGCTTGGGCGCGACCCGGCCCTTGGTCGGGGCCTTCTTGGCGGGCTGGCGCCGGACCTGCTGCTTTCCGGACGTGGCGGCTGAGCGTTTCGGCATCTTCTTCGCTGGCTTCCTCTTACTGGATTTGGCGCTCTTTCGAGCGGACCCCTTCCCCGCCATTCAGGGACCCCCTTGGCACAGGGATACGGATTGAGACACCGGTCATCGGGCATCCTAACCGCTGTGACGGCACCGCGCAAGAGCGGTTGAGACGATTCCGTGCCAAAAGTGCGGGATTTGACGTGGGGGGTTGCCGGCCGCCATCCGCGGCCGAACGAGGACCTGGCTCGCAGGGCCCTGCCCGGGCGGAGACGCTTAGCCCGGGACGCGAGCGTTGGCGAAAACTCCGGGGTCCATGGTCTGCGGGACGGCCACGTTGTCGAAGCGGATCTCCACCGGCTTGCCCTGGAGGCGATGATTCAGGGCCAGCTTGACGGGGCCGATCGGCGTCCACTGCTCCCACGTGGAGGTTGCCGGGGGAGGCTTCTTCCCCTCCAGCATCATGTCCCACTTGTCGAGCAGGTGGGTCGAGCGGTTCACATAGAGGGTGTAGCGGTCGCCGGAGGTGAGCCCGACGCCCCTGTCGAACGAGAGCTGCAGCACGTCGTAGTCCTTGCCGCCGAGCCGCTTCAGGCGCACGTACTTGAGATGGGTCCCCGGGTCGCGAAGCTTGAAGGGCATGATGATCCAGTAGGTGTCGTTCACCCATCGCTCGTAGCCCATCTGGACGATGTTCGCGATGTTGGTGGGATCGGTGTCGACGATCCCGTCCGTGAACGACTTCCCCTTCTTGTCCTTCAGCGTGAAGATCGCGGTGACGGTGCGCCCCTTGTCGTCCGGGCCCTGGACGCGGCAGCGGCCGTTCCGCTTGTCCCACCAGTGCTGGAACCGCGCCACTTCCTTCCCCTGCTGCACGACCACGAAATCGAACCGGAAATAGGGAAGGACGTCCCAGGTCCGCTGCCCTCCCATGGCGTCGCTCAGCTGCTTGGCGACGGTCGCGGCTTTCGCGTCGGCCTCGCCCATGGCGCGCGGTGGAAGCGGAATGCGGGCCGCGGATTTCGAGGCGGCCGGGGGATGCTTGGCCGGAGCGGCGTCGGAGACCGCGAACGTCGAAGCCGCGGCGACCAGAAGTCCCAGGAGCGCCAACCCGCCGGCGCGTCTCATTGAATGGAGCGCAGCGTCTCGAGCAGCTTGTCGTGATCCGGTAGGGTGCCGATGTCGTGAACCTCGATGCTGCGCACGATCCCCTTCTTGTCGATCACGATGGTCGCGCGCTCGGAAAAGCCCTCGGGACGGAGGATCCCGTAGCGCTTCGAAACTTCGCCGTGCGGGTGGAAGTCCGCGAGCATCGGGTAATCGATGCCGCCCAGCATCTCGGCCCAGGCGCGATGCGCGGGCGAGGAGTCGACCGAGAGTCCGAGGACCTGGGCGTCCAGTCCCTCGAAGGTCTGGAGGTCCTTGTTGTAGCCGGGCATCTGGACCGAGCAGATCGACGTGAAAGCGAGCGGGTGGAAGATCAGGACGACGTTCTTCTTCCCCCGGAACGAGGAGAGCGTGACGTCGTGCCCGTCCTGATCCTTCAGCGTGAAGTCGGGCGCGGCATCGCCGACCTTCAGGGTCTCGGTCCGGTCCATCGTCGTTTGCATCGCGGTCTCCTTGGGGGCGACAGGAGACGTCAGGCCTTGTCCGACTCCACGGTCTCGCGCGCCTCTTCCTTCTTCCGCGCGAGCGTCTCGGGGTCGTTCACGCCCTTCTGCGTCTCCTTGGGAATGTAATCGAGGAGGAACTTGAGCCCGAGGGCTTCCTTGATGAGCGACCGGGCCACGACCAGGCGCTGCACCTGGTTGGTTCCTTCGTAGATCTGGGTGATCTTGGCGTCGCGCATGTATTTCTCGATCGGGTAATCGCGCATGTAGCCGTACCCGCCGAAGATCTGGACCGCGTCGGTCGTGACCTGCATCGCGGTATCGGTGGCGAAGAGCTTGCACATCGCGGCCAGCTTGGAAACGTTGGGGGCACCCGCGTCCACGGCGCTGGCCGCAGCGTAGACGAGCTGCCGCGCCGCCTCGACGCGCGTGGCCATGTCAGCCAGCATCCCCTGGATCATCTGGAACGAGAGGATCGGCGATCCGAACTGCTCGCGATGCCCCGCGTAGACGGTCGCGTATTCCAGGGCGCCCTGCGCCAGACCCACCGCCTGCGACGCGACGCCCGGGCGGGCCTTGTCCAGCGTCATCATGGCGTGCTTGAAGCCGTGACCCGGGACTTCGCCCAAGAGGTTCTTGGCCGGTACGCGGCAGTTGTCGAAGTGGATCTCCACCACGGGAACGCAGCGGATCCCCATCTTGTCCTCGACCTTGCCGATCCGGAAGCCGGGCGTCCCCTTCTCGACGATGAAGGCGCTGATGCGCCGCGACTTGCTGTCGGGCTGCGTCACCGCAAACACCGAGTAGATGTCGGCCGCGCCGCCGTTGGTGTTCCACTTCTTCTCGCCGTTCAGGATGTAGTGGTCGCCGTCCTGGACCGCGGTGGCGTGGAGGCTGGCGGCGTCGCTGCCGGCGAATTTCTCGGAGAGGCCGAAGGAGATGAGCTTCTTCCCCTCGGCGATGGGGCGCAGGTACTTCTGCTTCTGCTCCTCGGTTCCTCCGACCAGGATCGGGAAGGTGCCGAGCGCGTTCACGGCGTAGAGCACGCCGACGCCGCCGCAGGCTCGCGACAATTCCTCGACGCAGATGCAGAGATCGAGCACGCCGCCGCCGTGGCCGCCGTACTCCTTGGGGATCCAGACCCCCATGAGCCCCGCGTCCGCGATGGCTTGCTTGATCTCCCACGGATATTCCTGTTCCCGGTCGTACTTGGCCGCGAGCGGACGCACCGATTTCTCGGCCACTTCGCGGGCGCGCGCCCGCCACATCAGATTCTGTTCGCTGAGGATGCCGGACAAGGAGGTGCCCCCCTCCAGTTGCGTTGCGACGGTCCCGATCGTGCGGGCGCTTCGCCGAGCGCGCGTGCGGCGTGACCCGCGGTGACGGCGGCGCCGTGGTATCGGAGCCCAAGCGGGCTCAGGGCGCCTCCAAGAGGCCGATTATCCTCAATGCCGACGCTGTGCGCCACCCCGAGTTTTGCGCGGCTTCGCGGGCCTGCGCGAAGAGGTTACGGCTCCGCGCGGGGTGCCTGGCGTGACGTGGGGGTTTCCCGCCACGTAGAACCGCCACGGAATAGCGTCCCAGGGGGCGGGCGCGGTCTGGCAGCCGATGCGCGCCGACGTGCCGACCTGCCCGTCGGGCACGGGCAGGCCGGGCTCGATCCAGATCTCGGGTCCCCGAAGATCGGCCCGGTTCTGCCGCAGGTCGATCCCGAACGCCTGGGTGAGGCGGGCGGGGCCGGCCGCGATATGGCGCGCCGCCGCCGCGCGGGCCGTCAGCGTCCGGGCCGAAGCGCCGCGTGCGGTCACCATCCACTCGACCCCCTCGACCGGCTCGGCGGCGCGGATCAGGACGGCGGCGGGCCTCCCCTCCGGCTCCGCGACGGCGTTCAGCATGTAGTGCATGCCGTAGGTGATGTAGACGTAGGCGAGACCCGGCGGGCCGTAGAGCGGATCGGTGCGCGCCGTGCGCCCCGCGCGCGCATGGCAGGCCTTGTCCTCCTCGCCGACGTAGGCCTCGGTCTCGACGATGCGCCCGCGCAGGACGGCGCCGTCCGGAAGCCGTCGCGCCAGCACGCAGCCGAGGAGCTCGCGCGCGACGGTGAGCGCCGAGCGCACGTAGAAGGGGCGCTGGAGCGGCTCGGGGCTCGGCATCAAAACTCGGCGCCGAGGCTGATGACGAGACGGCGATCGCCGAGGGTGTTCGCGTCCCCGCCGATCTCCACCCGTCCGAATACCGTCCACCAGAGCGCGGAGAGCCGCGCGCCCGCCATCCAGAGCTTTTCCCGCGAATAGAGATTGGGTCCCTCGGGCCGGATCTCGTCGGCGACCACGCCGCCGCGCGCCCGCAGGCGGAACATCGCGAAGGGGGCCGCGGCGGCGAGATCGGCTCCGGCGACAGTGCGCGCCCGGCCTCGCCGCTCCCCGTCGCGCAGCGCGGGGATCAGTCCCTCGCCTCCCATGCCGGGCGCCGCGTCGAGGGGCGCGTCACCCCCCACCACGGCGGCGTCCACGGCGACGGCCGCGGAGACGGGGCCGATCCGGCGCGCGAGCGACCCCTTGGCGCGGGCCCGTCGATAGCCGACGTCGCCGAAGCGGATCTCGGCCTCGACCGAGGGAGCCGTTCCCACGACCTCGACCAGCGGCGGGATCGACTGGAGCCGGAGCCAGGGACCGAACGAGGTGCCGTCGGGACCGAAGTCGGACTGGACGTCTTCGAGACGGAGGGCGAGCGCCGCGTGCCGGTCGGGGTCGAGCGTGCGGGACTCGAAACCGGCCCAGACTCCGGCCCGCTGGATCGCGAGATCCCGGTGGCCCTGTGCGGCCGAGAACCGAACTTCCGTCTCGCCAAAGTGCCCGCCGAGGGTCCATGCGGAGGCGCCGAGCAGGAGCGACGTGAATCGAACCGAGGTCGATCCCCACCGTTCCACGCCGTCGGCCGACCCCTCGAGAGAGACTTCGTAGGGAAGGCTGCCGGCGGCGTCGAGCCGGCGGATCGAAGCCCAGAGCCTCCCGCCGCGATCGTTGTCGTACCCCGGCGCGCCGGAGATCGAGACCAGCGGTCGCGGGTCCGACCGGATCGTGAGGCGCGGCGCGTTCGCATCCAGCGTATCGGCGGGCTCGACCGAGGGCCAGACGCCGTCGAAGAGCCCGGTCGCGAAGAGACGGTCGGTGATCTCGAGAACGCGATCGGGGTGGAACCGGCTCGGGGCGGCGGGACGGTAGGCGCGGCGCAGGAACGCGTCGAGCCGGGCGTCAGGATGCTCGGCGGGGCCGGGCGTCTCGACGACGAGGGCCGAGAGCGAGGTCGGCTCCGGCTGCGGCGGGCGCCGGCCCGGTTCCCGTGGGTGACCGCCTGGTTCTGGTAGGCGTCCGCCCGGCGACGTCGAAGTCGACTCGGGAACGGCGGCCAGCGTCGTTCGGAGACCGGCGGCGATCACGGACGAGGGATCGACCGGGTAGCTGAACTCCGCCAGGCCGGGAGCGATGTCGGGCACGATCAGGATGTCGGGAGCCACCGGCTCCCGGCGAGCGTGCACGGTGAGGATCTCGGTGCTGCGCCGGGCGACCGCGATCGCGTCGGTGCTCCCCAGGCGAGCCGGCGGGACCAGCACGTCCGAGGCGACGATCGGCGCGCCGCCCAGCCGGCGCGCCTCGGCGACGGGAAGATAGTCGGCGATCCCTCCGTCCGTGAGGAGGCGGCTCGATCCGTCGGGCAGGCGCCAGCGGACGGGGGAGAAGAATCCCGCGGCCGCCATGCTCGCGCGGACGGCGCGCGCGAGATCGCCCGAGCCGATCGGGAACAGATCGCCATTCTCCGCGTCCGCCGTCATCGATCGGAACCGCCGCGGCAGCCGATCGAAGTCGCCGCGGGCACGGGCGGCGGGCTCGAAGAGCAGCTCGACCAGCCTGCGGTTGATGCGCCAGTCGGGAATCGCGGCGCTCGCGCCGAAGGCCGCGCCCGTGGAGGTATCCAGCCGGAGCACCGGATAGCGCACGCTGCGGGCCGCTCCGACCTCGAAGGGAAAGGGGGTGAAGATCGCGCGCCAGTCCTCGTCCTCGATGATCGCGCGGATCGCGGGAGCGTCGTATCCGGCCGCGTAGAGGGCCCCGACGATGGAGCCCATGCTGGTGCCGACGACGAGCCCCGGATCGCGCCCGCGCTGCTGGAGGCCGAGGACGACCCCCACGTGCGCCAACCCCCGTGCTCCGCCCCCCGAGAGCACCAGCGCCTCCTCGGCCCGCGCGGTCGCGGCGCCCCCGCCAGCGGCGAGCGCGGCCGTGAGGAGGAGCAGGATCGGGATGAAGGCACCAGCCCTGGAATTCACGCCGGGAGTATGCAACAGGGTGGCTGACCGGGTCAGTCAATTGACTGACTGAGTCAGTCCGTTAGCGAGAGCCCCACAACTCCAACAGGCGGTGTCCGATCGACCGGCCGCCCCGCCACATCGACCAGCCTCCCGCCCGATCGACC harbors:
- a CDS encoding cation:proton antiporter; the encoded protein is MHGESTFLRDLVVALAAALVVLLPSRRLKIPAAVGFMLTGVLIGPGALGWISDTARVGILAEIGVSVLLFIVGLEFSLARLREIGRAFLVAGPLQVVATIAAVTGVLLLLPIHARLAGAIFAGMLVTLSSTAMVMRSLGERGETHAPQGRLLVGILLFQDIAMVPMLLLVPALAAAAGALGAGALGAGGASGAVAVGAAASGVPNGILGGALAVGNGGALSLAARLLIGLAAAGVVAAAARWLMPRVVNAVIRSGVRELYVMMAVAVCLGSALLTQRLGLSPALGAFLAGLLVSESEYSHQVVSEIVPFRDLFSSLFFISIGMLLEPAFVAANLPAIGGWLFLTVALKAIVAAAIVRLMGFPLRVAAIVGISLAQVGEFSFVLASVGIRNGLLSAAQSREFFAVAVLSLVITPFLVPFGSWLGAREAARATGAGAGALGSTVPRFGGAKRRDGDHEARAGAGSGTEAGAGSQAGAGAEAGARALRDHVIVAGYGLNGRNVAHALAELGIHYVVLEMDPSNVRRARAQGVPIQFGDVSRPESLHACGAERAAVVVLAISDASATRHAVAQVRRVNPGAYIIARTRLVAEVAELRRLGADEAIPEEFETSIAIVTRVLRRYHVPGNVIRLQEGALRREGYAFLRGGDVSVELTHSIERMIAGAVTDTFFLEPGSPAVGHTLASLDLRGRTGALVIAIVREGTPRISPEADLELETGDILVLVGDHQGLESAFRILEGEKGPDAS
- a CDS encoding cysteine desulfurase-like protein, which translates into the protein MSPSDFPVDALRARFPALREAGDREIFFDNAAGAQVPDDVIEAVREHLVRRGVNRGGLFARSIEVDRQIAAARQAVATFLNARSPEEIVFGLNSTSLIRMAAEAARPLFAAGDRVVVTQLDHEANVGPWLRLEREGVAPLVWKVRGAEARLDVDDLRDLLHESGGRARLVALPLASNAIGRIVDVAAAARVAREAGALVFVDAVHFAPHGPIDVQAFGADFLAFSGYKIFGPHVGFLWGRAESYRRLAPVHDFFIPAEAPYGFEGGTQNFEAMAGMAAALRYVMEIGAERIRAYEMELASALVEEMCRVPGLSILGDADPARVVARVPTVAFTMERATPRAIVERLAERGIHAREGHMYAPRLIEAVGRDAVARVSLCHYNTRGEIARLGEALRSLG
- a CDS encoding Rieske (2Fe-2S) protein, which encodes MTQFVRVARASDVEEGKGLIVWAGPIKVALFRCEGAVYAIRNQCPHMGGDLGEGLLTGDVVRCPWHGWTFNVKTGKSPEAELVAVRSFEVKIEGEDVYVAV
- a CDS encoding TonB-dependent receptor plug domain-containing protein, yielding MPPIRAALLAAVVLTWGPPARAADLPAAADSSSIAPDPSDIPPAPDSIHYMLPGLEVRASRFLTRDPRADFITREQIRRTAATADDAFRVVQTLPGVASSDYAASFLVRGGESDETLVRFDGFDLLEPYHIPYWGGAISVVSPDVVQTMQLSRGGLPARYGRELSGALEIESPRDRPDGPRYQVGAGATQLRALVAGPTKGGGSYLLGIRHGLLAAIGRLHRLDRDVSVVPDFQDLIGEARLRPAEGHELTLLALGAREKLRYDMPYDENDLNGSVRNLTLGASWSYRPSERARHRLVFSADRFHRATLVGRSGRDDSVTRAVRARLEGERSLGGGRAIEWGAAAEYEDGWLALDGIRGSLGTSGYQEEVEHVVAGNAVRRRGEAYLSARAAAGSRATLTAGVNVSRDLYTWGLRRDGVPLPGTPGFAFVSPRLGVLARLGSAGSAWASIGLMHQPSFLNNLERETLPLGRNREAGETSAGFEIAPAGAALRVEGYLRRERGAGLPAQDVTAQPPPPFALDRGSARGVELSLRTPSWARADASLGYTLSRAVWTAPEGIVPRSFDQRHAAALSLDVRPAAGWNLNVLARYHTGSPYTASVWTHDDSTGTWTRAFGTFMGARYPAYFRLDFRLSHPLSFGPTGGQAYVELINATGRVNVHQYTYAFDPGSAAAPRRQAIELFPRMPAAGFEFSF